AGCGCCGCGTCCGCGTAGGACCGCCCCTGCCCGCGCGCGATCAACGTGCCGGGGCGGGCCAGCACGCCGCCCAGGTCCTCGGGTCCGCGCAGCGCCGCCGTGCCGCAGTCGACGACCGGATACCGCCCCCAGCCGGAGATCTTCACGCCGCCGACTCCCCGACCGTTCGGCCCGGCTGTCTCCGCCCGAGCCCGGCCGCTTCCATCACAGCACCGCCGCGCACGCCGCCGCGGCGCCGGCGGCGAGGGTGGTCAGCCAAGTCACCCGGTCTCCGACGGCGAACAGGACCGGGTCGTCGCCCAGCCTGCCGCGGTCGGCCAGCAGCGTCATCCGCCCGAGCCAAGTGACCAGCAACGGCCCCACGAGCCACAACACTTCCGGGCGGCCGTAGAGAGCGCGCACCTCGGGGCTCTGAATGTACAGCGCCAGAACGACGACCGACGCCATCCCGCTGGCTGCCGCGAACCCGGCGAGGACCGCGCGATCCTCTACCGTGTAGGCGCGACCGGGTAGCGCCGACTTCCCCGTCGCCCGCAGTACCGACAGCTCGCCCTGACGCTTGAGGATGGCGAGGGCGAGAAAGACGAAGAACGCGAACGCCAGGAACCAGGTCGACACGGGGACCGCGATTGCCGCCGCGCCCGCGAGCGTGCGGACGGTGAAGAGCAAAGCCAGCACCGCCACGTCCACGAAGACTCTCCGTTTCAGCACCAGCGAGTAGGCGAAAGTCAGCAGCACGTAAGCGGCCACGCAGCCCCCTGCCGCCGCGGACAGACCGAAGGCCGCGGCGACTCCTCCCGCCACCAGCGCCACTCCCAGACTGCCAGCCGGCAACAAGGGCAGTCGACCCGCCGCCAACGGCCGCCGACGCTTCCGCTGATGCGCGCGGTCGTACGGCAGATCGAACAGATCGTTCAGCAGGTAGCCGCCCGACGCCGCGGCCGAGAGGGCCCCGAACAGTCCGGCCACTACCAGATAGAGCTCCGGGCGCGTCTCGTGGGCGGCGACGATGGGCCCGAACACCACCGCGTTCTTGATCCATTGGTGCGGCCGGAGGGCCAGAACGTAGTCGAGCGCTCGTCCGCCGGACCCGGGCAACAACCGCGCCTCGCCGTCCAAAGCTCGGATCGCCTGCGAGAGACGGCGGGAGAGCCCCACTCCGACGGCGCGTCGCGCCCGCCGCCAGACCGGAAGATCGCGCCGCCGGCTGCCGACGTAGTCGAACCCGCCCTCTCCGAACCGCTCGACGAGGACCGCGGACCGGGCGGCCCCGACCAGCATCGTCCCGCGGCCCGAAGCGAGCCAACCGGCCGCGCCGACGGCTTCGGCAAGCGGCGCTACCAGGCGTCCGTCGGCGCCCGACGCCAGCCATATCTGCCGCCCCGCCTGCCGCGCGGCGGCGATCTCCGCCGTCACGGCCTCGTTCAGGGACAACGTCGCCGGCAGCGGTGGGGTCAGAAGGGCCAGTCTTCGCCTGACCGCGGCACCGCCGTCCACGATGGACAGGGCCGCCCGCAACAGCAGACTCAACACCGCTAGCGGCGAGACCGCGGCTAGTCGCGTCACCGCCTCGCTCAGCAGGCCGCCCCGCACCAGGGTCCCGTCGACGTCGACGACCAGGGGTACCGAAACCTCGCTTCCGACCACGCCCCCTCACCCCTGCCGGTTGAACGGCCCCGCCGTTCCGCACGGCGTGCCTGATTCTGTCCCCTCCACCTATAATCGCGGCGGATCCTACCACTGCCGCCACACGGCGCGGTTCGGGCTTCCATCCGTGAAGGAGTCGGGATGACCTGGCATGCAGGGTTGGCGAACTGGCTCAACGGCGGGCTGCGGCGCCTTCACAGCGTCGCACGGAGCTGGCAGTCCGTGGCGTTGTGCGCGATCGCCCTGAGCGTCGCCCTCACGACCAGCTGGACGCTGTCGGGGCAGTTACGTCTCGGCGGCGACGAACCACACTACCTGATCATGTCCGCCAGCGTTGTCCGCGACGCGGACCTGGAGTTGCGCAACAACTACTGGTCGGACGCCATGACGCGCGAGATATATGGCCCCGTCGACGAGCATATCGTGCCCACGGACAGGGGTTGGTCGCCGATGCACACCCCGGGGCTCGGCGTTCTGGTGGCTGCGCCGTGGGCGTTCGGCGGCGTGCTCGGGGCGCGGCTCGCCCTGTGCGTGCTCGCATTGTCGTTGCTGACCCTGGGCAGTTGGCGCTGGATGCGCGAGAGCGTCTCCCCCGGTGCGGCGCGGTTCGCGGTCCTGGGTGTCGTCGCCAGCGTGCCGGCGGTCTTCGGCGCCTCGCAGATATACCCGGACCTGCCGTGCGGCGTAGCCGTCCTCGCGCTCGTCACGTGGCTGTGGAGCACGTCGCCGCGCTCGTGGTGGGGTTGGGCCGGGTACTGGCTCATCGCCGGGCTGCTCCCCTGGCTCCATACGAAGTACCTCGCCACATCGGTGGTGCTTGCCGTCGTCGGTGGATGGCGGACCTGGCGCGACCGCCGCCGCGCCATGCTGGTGCTTCCGGCGCTCTTCGTCATCGGCAGCGGATCGCTGATGTGGTGGCACCTGCAAACGTACGGCGGCGTGCTGGGTTGGCGACGTCTAGGTCACCTCGGAACCGACTCCCTGCGGGTACTGGAGATCTTTCTCGGACTGCATCTCGACCAGGGACAGGGCATGTTCTTTCAGCAGCCGCTACTGCTGCCGGGACTCGTCGGACTCGGCTACATGGCGCACCGGCGCCACCCGCTGACCGTGCCGTGGCTGCTCCTCTACGGCTCGCTGATCGTGCCGAACGCGATGGAGCTGAACTGGTACGGAGGCGGCGGGCCCGCCGGGCGTTTCGCCTGGTCGGCGATGTGGCTGTGGCTGGTTCCGCTGGGCATCTGGCTCAAGGATGAGCAGGCGGCGATCGAACCATACGTTCGGCCCATCGTCCTGACGGGACTGGCGTACCAGGCCGCGCTGGCGACGCGGTGGGTCCAGACGCCCTCCGCGTTGTTTCCCTACTACTCGGAGCTGGTGTGGGAGCGTAACTCGCTGCTTCCTGTCGACCTGCGCTACTCCGTTCCCAGCTTCTATTTCTGGGACTTCGAACGTTACCTCTCGTATCTCCCCAATGTCGTCTGGGTGATGGCGGCGGCGCTTCTCTTGATTACCGGCTTCGTGTGGAGCACGCCACGGCGGAATCGCCTGGGAATCGTCTGGTCGGTGGCCGTGGCGCTGGCGGCGTTCGTGCTCCCGGTCCAGCCGACGGCCGATTCGGCATCCCGGGCCGACCGCACGCGTGCGGCGGAGATCATCCGGTCCGTGCGCAGCGACACACGCCACCGATTCGAGGCCGAGCGCATGCCGCCGCGCTCGGACTCCACCACTATCGCGGATATGCAGGCGAGCGGAGGTGGCGCACGGGCCAGCCGGCCCGCGCATGAGAGCGGGTACGCCGTCTTCGGACCCTGGATCGATCTCGATCCCGGGTCTTATCGAGCGCAGGTGGCGCTTCGACTCCGAAGCGCCACGGAGGTTGCCACCGCGGCAAGGTTCGACGTTCGCGCCACCGGGAACGACAACCTTGCGTTTATCGAGGTACCGGCTGCGCGACTGACCAGCGACCGCTACGCGACCTTCAGCCTGTCCTTCGAAACCGATGAGGTGCTGCGCCGCGTCGAGCTGCGGGTGCGGGCGCATCCGAACGCGGACGTTCTCGTCGACTACGTCGACCTCGTGCCGCTTCTGCCGTAGGCTCGTCCTCCGATGGTGACGGCGTCGCGTGGCACCCTCCGCCAGCGCGGGCCGTCAATGCCGGAAGTGGCGCCGGCCGGCGAAGACCATCGCCATCCCGTGCTCGTCGGCGGCGGCGATCGCCTCGTCGTCGCGCTTCGACCCGCCCGGCTGCACGACCGCGGTCGCCCCGGCCGACGCGATCGCGTCGAGCCCGTCGCGGAAGGGGAAGAAGGCATCCGAGGCCGCCACGGTGCCGGCAAGGCTCTCTCCCGCCTTCATCACCGCCACGTTGACCGCATCCACCCGGCTCATCTGCCCCGCCCCGACCGCGGCCAGGCGATCCGCGCGCGAGAAGATGACGGTGTTCGACTTGACATGGGCGCAGACCCGCCACGCGAACCGCAGCGCGGCCCACTCCTCGTCGGTCGGCGGGCGTTTCGTGACGACCCGCAGCACGGCGTCGTCCGCCGCCACGGCGCCGTCCGCCCACGGGCCGGCGCTCTCGACCACCCGGTCGCGCTCCTGCACGAGCCACGCGCCCAGGATGGACCGCACGTCGCGCCGCGCAGCGTCGCCGCCCCCGCCGAAGTCGGCCTCGACCAGGCGCAGGTTGGTCTTGCGGGCCAGGATCTCCCGCGCCGCGCCGCTCACCGCGGGGGCCACCACGCACTCGATGAACGTCTCGGCGACCACGGCGGCGGTCTCACCGTCGAGCGGGCGGTTGAGGCCCACGATGCCGCCGAACGCGGACAGCTCGTCCACCCCCCGGGCCGTCGCGTACGCCTCGCGCAGCGTCGCCGCGATGGCCGCCCCGCACGGATTGGTGTGCTTGACGACCGCCGCCGCCGGCTCGTCGAACTCCAGGACCAGGCGCGCCGCCGCGTCGAGATCGAGCAGGTTCGTGAACGACAGCGCCTTGCCCTGCAGCACCCGCGCCCGGCCGAACCCCCAGGCGCCGTCCGTGTACAGCGCCGCCCGCTGATGCGGGTTCTCGCCGTAGCGCAGGTCGCGCACCTTCGGCGCCTGCACGGCAAGCCGGTCCGGCACGACGCCCGCCAGGTTGAACGGCGCGCGGGTGAATTCCGGTCCGGCGGTGTCCACGGCGTCCAGCGCCGCCGCGATGGTCGCATCGTAGGCGGCCGTGTGCGCGAACGCCTTGCGGGCCAGCTCGAAGCGCAGCGCCCGGTCGGGCCCGCCGGCGTTCCCCAGGGCGTCGGCGACGCGGCCGTAGTCGGCCGGGTCCACCACCACCAGCACGTCCGCGAAGCTCTTCGCCGCGGCGCGGACCATGCCGGGACCGCCGATGTCGATCTGCTCGATCAGCTCGTCGAACGTCGCCTCCGACGCCGCCGTCCGCGCGAAGGGATAGAGGTTCACCACGACGATGTCGATCGGCTCGATCCCCTGACCGCGGATCGCCTCCATGTCGTCCGGCCGGCCGCGCCGCGCCAGGATGCCGCCGTGCACCGCCGGGTGGAGCGTCTTGACCCGTCCGTCCAGCATCTCCGGAAACCCGGTCACGTCGGACACCGCGGTGACCGGCAGATCCGCCTCCGCCAACGCCCGCGCCGTGCCCCCGGTCGACACCAGCTCGGCGCCGCGCGCCACCAGGGCGCGGCCGAGGTCGGCGAGGCCCGTCTTGTCCGAAACACTGAGCAGTACACGCATCACGGCCCTTTGATCCTGCCGATGCCGGCCGCGGCAAGCAGCAACCAGACGAGCGGCAGCCACAGCTCGCGCGCGAAGGGAACCGGCCGATCGTCTATCAACACCTCGCATTCGCCGACGCTGCCCACGAGATGGTACAGCTCGCGCAGCTTCGAGGCGGCGCCCGGGCGATAACGCGCGCAGTGCCGGAGCTGATCGCCGGAGCCGACGATACGGTACTCGTCAGCGGCGCGCGCCAGCGCGAGCGCCTGCTCGAAGTCGTCCCCAGCGAACGGCGGGAAGCTCAGCGTGATGGAGAAGGGACGCTCGGTCGCCCCGAACAGCACCGCGTGGAGGTCGGGATCCATCGCCGCCAACTCCTCGGGCGTCGGCTCCTCCGGCAGGTCAGCATAGGGCCAGAACGTCTCCTGCGGACGGTGGTCGGGGGGCTCGCCGGGGGTATAGCCCGGTGGAATCCGGCTGTCGCTCATCGCTCGGGGGGTGGCCGCGCGATGGTATGCTGAACGGCCGGAGCCCGGCAAGCCGATCCCCGCCCGAGCCCTCGGTGAGTGCGATTCGCGCCCGGCCCGCCCCGATGCCGTCTGGACCCCGTCTCATCCCGTCGATCGAGCAGTTGCGGCAACGCCCGGCGGTGCAGCGCCTGGAGGCCCGCTACGGCCGGGACGCCACG
Above is a window of Acidobacteriota bacterium DNA encoding:
- a CDS encoding UbiA family prenyltransferase, with amino-acid sequence MVGSEVSVPLVVDVDGTLVRGGLLSEAVTRLAAVSPLAVLSLLLRAALSIVDGGAAVRRRLALLTPPLPATLSLNEAVTAEIAAARQAGRQIWLASGADGRLVAPLAEAVGAAGWLASGRGTMLVGAARSAVLVERFGEGGFDYVGSRRRDLPVWRRARRAVGVGLSRRLSQAIRALDGEARLLPGSGGRALDYVLALRPHQWIKNAVVFGPIVAAHETRPELYLVVAGLFGALSAAASGGYLLNDLFDLPYDRAHQRKRRRPLAAGRLPLLPAGSLGVALVAGGVAAAFGLSAAAGGCVAAYVLLTFAYSLVLKRRVFVDVAVLALLFTVRTLAGAAAIAVPVSTWFLAFAFFVFLALAILKRQGELSVLRATGKSALPGRAYTVEDRAVLAGFAAASGMASVVVLALYIQSPEVRALYGRPEVLWLVGPLLVTWLGRMTLLADRGRLGDDPVLFAVGDRVTWLTTLAAGAAAACAAVL
- the purH gene encoding bifunctional phosphoribosylaminoimidazolecarboxamide formyltransferase/IMP cyclohydrolase, with product MRGVDRRSAGSLRARAVAAARLVAACRGRHRQDQRAVMRVLLSVSDKTGLADLGRALVARGAELVSTGGTARALAEADLPVTAVSDVTGFPEMLDGRVKTLHPAVHGGILARRGRPDDMEAIRGQGIEPIDIVVVNLYPFARTAASEATFDELIEQIDIGGPGMVRAAAKSFADVLVVVDPADYGRVADALGNAGGPDRALRFELARKAFAHTAAYDATIAAALDAVDTAGPEFTRAPFNLAGVVPDRLAVQAPKVRDLRYGENPHQRAALYTDGAWGFGRARVLQGKALSFTNLLDLDAAARLVLEFDEPAAAVVKHTNPCGAAIAATLREAYATARGVDELSAFGGIVGLNRPLDGETAAVVAETFIECVVAPAVSGAAREILARKTNLRLVEADFGGGGDAARRDVRSILGAWLVQERDRVVESAGPWADGAVAADDAVLRVVTKRPPTDEEWAALRFAWRVCAHVKSNTVIFSRADRLAAVGAGQMSRVDAVNVAVMKAGESLAGTVAASDAFFPFRDGLDAIASAGATAVVQPGGSKRDDEAIAAADEHGMAMVFAGRRHFRH